A part of Saccopteryx bilineata isolate mSacBil1 chromosome 10, mSacBil1_pri_phased_curated, whole genome shotgun sequence genomic DNA contains:
- the LOC136314197 gene encoding secreted frizzled-related protein 5-like isoform X1: protein MAGGLWLLVALVMLCGDSGARAPWGPTRCMPIPQAMALCQDIGYPEMRLPNLLGHDTVAEAIQQSASWLPLLARECHPDARLFLCSLFAPVCLDRVIYPCRSLCETVQASCAPIMACYGYPWPAILHCGRFPSGQRLCVSAISNGSHPSRPLPPASCRDCELQEAHSSKEVLDTFCTSDFAVKVRLSRHNGSSSGPSDFDLDPQLEVLRAGPLPPVELAPTLRHWLLLDATCMHNLLRGRRAGTYVLSGEVQGHRLLVTTAYAWSRGHRNLQLAIRRWHHHQCPE from the exons ATGGCTGGAGGGCTGTGGCTGCTGGTGGCACTGGTGATGTTGTGCGGTGACAGTGGGGCAAGGGCTCCCTGGGGCCCCACGCGGTGCATGCCCATCCCCCAAGCCATGGCACTGTGTCAGGACATTGGCTACCCAGAGATGCGGCTGCCCAACTTGCTGGGCCATGACACGGTGGCCGAGGCCATCCAGCAGTCAGCCAGCTGGCTGCCATTGCTGGCCAGGGAGTGCCACCCTGATGCTCGcctctttctctgctccctgtTTGCTCCGGTGTGCCTAGACAG GGTCATCTACCCGTGCCGCAGCCTGTGTGAGACCGTGCAGGCTAGCTGCGCGCCCATCATGGCCTGCTACGGCTACCCCTGGCCAGCCATCCTGCACTGCGGACGCTTCCCCTCCGGCCAGCGCCTCTGCGTGTCAGCCATCTCCAACGGCTCCCACCCAAGCCGCCCAC TGCCTCCTGCCAGTTGCAGGGACTGCGAATTGCAGGAAGCCCACTCCTCCAAGGAGGTCCTGGACACGTTCTGCACCAGCGACTTTG CAGTGAAGGTTAGGCTCTCCCGGCACAATGGGTCATCCTCTGGCCCCTCAGACTTCGACCTGGACCCCCAGCTAGAGGTGCTGAGGGCAGGCCCACTGCCCCCCGTGGAGCTGGCGCCCACTCTGCGACACTGGCTGCTGCTAGATGCCACGTGCATGCACAACCTCCTGCGTGGAAGACGTGCTGGGACCTACGTGCTGAGTGGAGAGGTGCAGGGCCACCGGCTGCTGGTAACCACAGCTTATGCTTGGAGCAGGGGCCACCGAAATCTGCAGCTGGCCATACGCAGGTGGCATCATCACCAGTGCCCAGAATAG
- the LOC136314197 gene encoding secreted frizzled-related protein 5-like isoform X4, which yields MAGGLWLLVALVMLCGDSGARAPWGPTRCMPIPQAMALCQDIGYPEMRLPNLLGHDTVAEAIQQSASWLPLLARECHPDARLFLCSLFAPVCLDRVIYPCRSLCETVQASCAPIMACYGYPWPAILHCGRFPSGQRLCVSAISNGSHPSRPLKVRLSRHNGSSSGPSDFDLDPQLEVLRAGPLPPVELAPTLRHWLLLDATCMHNLLRGRRAGTYVLSGEVQGHRLLVTTAYAWSRGHRNLQLAIRRWHHHQCPE from the exons ATGGCTGGAGGGCTGTGGCTGCTGGTGGCACTGGTGATGTTGTGCGGTGACAGTGGGGCAAGGGCTCCCTGGGGCCCCACGCGGTGCATGCCCATCCCCCAAGCCATGGCACTGTGTCAGGACATTGGCTACCCAGAGATGCGGCTGCCCAACTTGCTGGGCCATGACACGGTGGCCGAGGCCATCCAGCAGTCAGCCAGCTGGCTGCCATTGCTGGCCAGGGAGTGCCACCCTGATGCTCGcctctttctctgctccctgtTTGCTCCGGTGTGCCTAGACAG GGTCATCTACCCGTGCCGCAGCCTGTGTGAGACCGTGCAGGCTAGCTGCGCGCCCATCATGGCCTGCTACGGCTACCCCTGGCCAGCCATCCTGCACTGCGGACGCTTCCCCTCCGGCCAGCGCCTCTGCGTGTCAGCCATCTCCAACGGCTCCCACCCAAGCCGCCCAC TGAAGGTTAGGCTCTCCCGGCACAATGGGTCATCCTCTGGCCCCTCAGACTTCGACCTGGACCCCCAGCTAGAGGTGCTGAGGGCAGGCCCACTGCCCCCCGTGGAGCTGGCGCCCACTCTGCGACACTGGCTGCTGCTAGATGCCACGTGCATGCACAACCTCCTGCGTGGAAGACGTGCTGGGACCTACGTGCTGAGTGGAGAGGTGCAGGGCCACCGGCTGCTGGTAACCACAGCTTATGCTTGGAGCAGGGGCCACCGAAATCTGCAGCTGGCCATACGCAGGTGGCATCATCACCAGTGCCCAGAATAG
- the LOC136314197 gene encoding secreted frizzled-related protein 5-like isoform X2, with translation MAGGLWLLVALVMLCGDSGARAPWGPTRCMPIPQAMALCQDIGYPEMRLPNLLGHDTVAEAIQQSASWLPLLARECHPDARLFLCSLFAPVCLDRVIYPCRSLCETVQASCAPIMACYGYPWPAILHCGRFPSGQRLCVSAISNGSHPSRPLPPASCRDCELQEAHSSKEVLDTFCTSDFDFDLDPQLEVLRAGPLPPVELAPTLRHWLLLDATCMHNLLRGRRAGTYVLSGEVQGHRLLVTTAYAWSRGHRNLQLAIRRWHHHQCPE, from the exons ATGGCTGGAGGGCTGTGGCTGCTGGTGGCACTGGTGATGTTGTGCGGTGACAGTGGGGCAAGGGCTCCCTGGGGCCCCACGCGGTGCATGCCCATCCCCCAAGCCATGGCACTGTGTCAGGACATTGGCTACCCAGAGATGCGGCTGCCCAACTTGCTGGGCCATGACACGGTGGCCGAGGCCATCCAGCAGTCAGCCAGCTGGCTGCCATTGCTGGCCAGGGAGTGCCACCCTGATGCTCGcctctttctctgctccctgtTTGCTCCGGTGTGCCTAGACAG GGTCATCTACCCGTGCCGCAGCCTGTGTGAGACCGTGCAGGCTAGCTGCGCGCCCATCATGGCCTGCTACGGCTACCCCTGGCCAGCCATCCTGCACTGCGGACGCTTCCCCTCCGGCCAGCGCCTCTGCGTGTCAGCCATCTCCAACGGCTCCCACCCAAGCCGCCCAC TGCCTCCTGCCAGTTGCAGGGACTGCGAATTGCAGGAAGCCCACTCCTCCAAGGAGGTCCTGGACACGTTCTGCACCAGCGACTTTG ACTTCGACCTGGACCCCCAGCTAGAGGTGCTGAGGGCAGGCCCACTGCCCCCCGTGGAGCTGGCGCCCACTCTGCGACACTGGCTGCTGCTAGATGCCACGTGCATGCACAACCTCCTGCGTGGAAGACGTGCTGGGACCTACGTGCTGAGTGGAGAGGTGCAGGGCCACCGGCTGCTGGTAACCACAGCTTATGCTTGGAGCAGGGGCCACCGAAATCTGCAGCTGGCCATACGCAGGTGGCATCATCACCAGTGCCCAGAATAG
- the LOC136314197 gene encoding secreted frizzled-related protein 5-like isoform X3: MAGGLWLLVALVMLCGDSGARAPWGPTRCMPIPQAMALCQDIGYPEMRLPNLLGHDTVAEAIQQSASWLPLLARECHPDARLFLCSLFAPVCLDRVIYPCRSLCETVQASCAPIMACYGYPWPAILHCGRFPSGQRLCVSAISNGSHPSRPPVKVRLSRHNGSSSGPSDFDLDPQLEVLRAGPLPPVELAPTLRHWLLLDATCMHNLLRGRRAGTYVLSGEVQGHRLLVTTAYAWSRGHRNLQLAIRRWHHHQCPE; encoded by the exons ATGGCTGGAGGGCTGTGGCTGCTGGTGGCACTGGTGATGTTGTGCGGTGACAGTGGGGCAAGGGCTCCCTGGGGCCCCACGCGGTGCATGCCCATCCCCCAAGCCATGGCACTGTGTCAGGACATTGGCTACCCAGAGATGCGGCTGCCCAACTTGCTGGGCCATGACACGGTGGCCGAGGCCATCCAGCAGTCAGCCAGCTGGCTGCCATTGCTGGCCAGGGAGTGCCACCCTGATGCTCGcctctttctctgctccctgtTTGCTCCGGTGTGCCTAGACAG GGTCATCTACCCGTGCCGCAGCCTGTGTGAGACCGTGCAGGCTAGCTGCGCGCCCATCATGGCCTGCTACGGCTACCCCTGGCCAGCCATCCTGCACTGCGGACGCTTCCCCTCCGGCCAGCGCCTCTGCGTGTCAGCCATCTCCAACGGCTCCCACCCAAGCCGCCCAC CAGTGAAGGTTAGGCTCTCCCGGCACAATGGGTCATCCTCTGGCCCCTCAGACTTCGACCTGGACCCCCAGCTAGAGGTGCTGAGGGCAGGCCCACTGCCCCCCGTGGAGCTGGCGCCCACTCTGCGACACTGGCTGCTGCTAGATGCCACGTGCATGCACAACCTCCTGCGTGGAAGACGTGCTGGGACCTACGTGCTGAGTGGAGAGGTGCAGGGCCACCGGCTGCTGGTAACCACAGCTTATGCTTGGAGCAGGGGCCACCGAAATCTGCAGCTGGCCATACGCAGGTGGCATCATCACCAGTGCCCAGAATAG